A DNA window from Agarivorans sp. TSD2052 contains the following coding sequences:
- a CDS encoding RnfABCDGE type electron transport complex subunit D, translating to MLNHNPIAAPHTHSGTSTTNIMYWVIAALSPAALYGVWLFGLPALLVMVSCCVTAWLCELFCLLLQNKNWQRSFDGSAWLTALLLAMSLPPTTPWWIAALGTSFAILLGKQVYGGLGHNPFNPAMLGRVMLLICFPVQLTDWRSISPPILSDNGLIFSSAWTSIDGTSAATPLADLNQIQDLATLFTGQHAGSMGETSALLIALGGVFLIWRGIIRPYIPSALLCGIVIPAAIAHLIDPSLYASPLSHLFSGGAMLAAFFIATDMVTSPTSPRGQWVFGLACGLLIWLIRSFGSYPEGVAFAVLIMNACTPVIDHYLRPTIFGMPAPFSRSKGTKS from the coding sequence ATGCTTAACCATAACCCTATTGCCGCTCCACACACTCACTCGGGGACGTCTACCACCAATATCATGTATTGGGTGATCGCAGCACTTAGCCCAGCAGCACTCTACGGAGTATGGCTGTTCGGACTTCCCGCGTTGTTGGTCATGGTCAGTTGCTGCGTTACGGCTTGGCTTTGTGAACTGTTTTGCTTATTACTGCAGAATAAAAATTGGCAGCGTAGCTTTGATGGCTCAGCATGGCTTACCGCACTATTACTGGCGATGAGCCTACCTCCCACAACACCCTGGTGGATAGCCGCACTAGGTACTAGCTTTGCCATATTATTAGGCAAACAAGTGTATGGTGGCCTGGGGCATAACCCCTTTAACCCCGCCATGTTGGGCCGAGTGATGCTACTGATTTGTTTTCCTGTGCAGTTAACCGATTGGCGTAGCATTTCTCCCCCGATACTTAGCGATAACGGCCTTATTTTTAGCTCCGCTTGGACCAGTATTGATGGAACCAGTGCCGCGACCCCCTTAGCCGATCTCAATCAAATTCAAGATTTAGCGACACTATTCACCGGCCAACATGCGGGCAGTATGGGTGAAACCAGCGCTTTATTGATTGCCCTTGGCGGGGTATTTCTGATCTGGCGCGGTATTATTCGCCCCTACATACCCAGCGCATTACTTTGCGGCATTGTTATACCTGCAGCCATTGCCCATCTGATTGACCCCAGCCTTTATGCCTCGCCGCTATCACACCTATTTAGCGGCGGCGCGATGCTAGCGGCATTTTTCATCGCCACCGACATGGTTACCTCACCCACCAGCCCACGTGGCCAGTGGGTATTTGGTTTGGCTTGTGGCTTATTGATTTGGTTAATCCGAAGCTTTGGCAGTTATCCCGAAGGGGTGGCCTTCGCCGTATTGATTATGAATGCTTGCACGCCGGTGATTGATCATTATTTACGCCCCACCATCTTCGGTATGCCAGCACCATTCAGCCGTTCGAAAGGAACCAAATCATGA
- the nifA gene encoding nif-specific transcriptional activator NifA yields MEYSTTRETRIAESHLAALYEVSSVLTNSLDYKQSVTKVLQVLHDTAMLQHAMLALISENEDQLTIDTVHTPNNFGDSMGKNIRYRPGEGIVGTVLTQKQPIVLSKVSNDLRFADKLDLYALDLPFIAVPIKKSSEVLGVLAAQPQIDDPEKLALFTRFLEMTANLIAKSVLLAKDVAVQTNQLEAERDRLRRKVRSNYSLDNIVGHSQVMRRVFEQIRLVSKWDSTVLIRGESGTGKELIANAIHYNSPRATGPFIKLNCAALPDNLLESELFGHEKGAFTGAVKQRKGRFEMADGGTLFLDEIGEISAAFQAKLLRVLQEGEFERIGSTQTITVDVRILAATNRNLEEEVKQDRFREDLYYRLNVMPMFPPPLRDRIEDLPDLAEFLIEKLSKQQRRKLSLTDSAIRMMMAYDWPGNVRQLENLLERASVMSENGIIDQDLIVIDGIEGQNFSRRPSVDKALIEDPDMDERERVVAALEQAGWVQAKAARLLNMTPRQIAYRIQVMNINVRQL; encoded by the coding sequence ATGGAATATTCAACAACACGCGAAACACGCATTGCAGAAAGTCATTTAGCTGCTCTGTATGAAGTTAGCAGCGTGCTAACTAATAGCTTAGATTACAAGCAAAGTGTCACCAAAGTTCTACAGGTTCTGCATGACACGGCAATGTTGCAACATGCGATGTTAGCTTTAATCTCAGAAAATGAAGATCAACTGACTATTGATACGGTACATACCCCAAATAACTTCGGTGATTCTATGGGGAAAAATATTCGTTATCGCCCCGGTGAAGGGATTGTAGGTACGGTATTAACCCAAAAGCAGCCAATTGTATTGAGCAAAGTCTCTAATGACTTACGTTTTGCCGACAAGCTTGATTTGTACGCCTTAGATTTACCTTTTATTGCTGTGCCAATTAAAAAGTCTAGTGAGGTATTAGGAGTATTGGCCGCCCAACCGCAAATTGACGATCCTGAAAAGTTGGCCTTGTTCACCCGTTTCCTAGAGATGACCGCCAACTTAATCGCTAAAAGTGTTTTATTAGCTAAAGACGTTGCGGTACAAACCAATCAGTTAGAAGCCGAGAGAGATAGGCTCAGGCGTAAGGTAAGAAGCAATTACAGCTTAGATAATATTGTTGGCCATTCTCAGGTGATGCGTCGCGTATTTGAACAGATCCGTTTGGTATCGAAATGGGATAGCACGGTCTTGATTCGCGGAGAATCTGGAACCGGTAAGGAGCTGATTGCTAATGCTATTCATTATAACTCGCCACGTGCGACCGGACCTTTTATAAAGCTTAACTGCGCAGCTTTACCTGACAATTTATTGGAGTCTGAATTGTTTGGCCATGAAAAAGGGGCTTTCACCGGAGCGGTAAAGCAGCGTAAGGGGCGTTTTGAAATGGCTGACGGTGGTACCTTGTTCTTAGATGAGATTGGTGAGATCTCGGCGGCTTTTCAGGCTAAGTTACTTAGGGTATTACAAGAAGGAGAGTTTGAACGCATTGGCAGTACTCAAACCATTACTGTTGATGTGCGAATTTTAGCGGCGACCAACCGTAACCTTGAGGAAGAGGTGAAACAAGATCGCTTTCGAGAAGATCTGTATTACCGACTTAATGTGATGCCAATGTTTCCGCCCCCATTACGTGATCGCATCGAAGACTTGCCTGATTTGGCGGAGTTCCTGATTGAAAAGCTGAGTAAACAGCAGCGTCGTAAGTTGTCGTTAACCGACAGTGCGATACGCATGATGATGGCGTATGACTGGCCAGGTAATGTTCGCCAATTAGAAAACTTACTGGAACGTGCATCGGTGATGAGCGAAAACGGAATTATCGATCAAGACTTGATCGTCATTGATGGCATTGAGGGCCAAAATTTTAGTCGCCGCCCCAGCGTGGATAAAGCGTTGATTGAAGACCCTGATATGGACGAGCGAGAAAGGGTGGTGGCAGCACTAGAGCAAGCGGGTTGGGTACAAGCTAAAGCCGCGCGTTTGTTAAACATGACGCCGAGGCAAATCGCTTACCGGATTCAGGTGATGAATATTAACGTGCGCCAACTGTAA
- the rsxA gene encoding electron transport complex subunit RsxA — MGEYLLIFISTAVVNNVVLGKFLGLCPFMGVSNRIDSALGMGLATTFVLCLAAVAAWLLEALILVPLNLQVMRILVLILVIAAVVQLTELLIQKNSPDLYQALGIFLPLITTNCAVLGVALLVVQDNMNLLATLCYAFGSALGFSLVIVLFAGLRQRLKLAKVPAAFSGLPIAFITAGLLSMAFLGFSGMVK; from the coding sequence ATGGGTGAATATCTCTTAATCTTCATTAGTACTGCTGTGGTAAACAATGTCGTGCTGGGAAAATTTCTCGGACTATGCCCTTTTATGGGCGTGTCTAACCGAATAGACAGCGCCTTAGGAATGGGATTAGCCACCACTTTTGTATTGTGTTTAGCCGCTGTGGCAGCCTGGTTATTGGAAGCGCTGATCCTTGTCCCGCTAAATCTTCAAGTGATGCGCATATTAGTATTAATTCTAGTCATCGCCGCAGTCGTTCAGCTCACCGAGTTGCTCATACAAAAAAACAGTCCAGACCTTTATCAAGCCCTTGGCATATTCCTTCCCTTAATCACCACTAACTGTGCGGTATTAGGGGTAGCCTTGTTAGTGGTTCAAGACAACATGAATCTATTAGCCACATTATGTTACGCCTTTGGCTCAGCACTCGGTTTTAGCTTAGTGATCGTGCTATTTGCAGGGTTACGCCAGCGCTTGAAACTGGCAAAGGTCCCTGCTGCATTTAGCGGCTTACCGATTGCCTTTATTACAGCAGGACTATTGTCGATGGCCTTTTTGGGCTTCAGCGGCATGGTTAAATAG
- the rsxG gene encoding electron transport complex subunit RsxG, whose product MMLPCIEKHIDSTLYQSLSLAFAVAIASVLLLSLNMYTEPAIAQRLNEDKLAAIDLVMPQQLYQNPMLASEQVFTVQHQQYTLYTALNQDSDVSGYVVQTQASGYAGPIDLLIGVDADLAILGVRILSHSETPGLGDKIEVDKSSWVLNFAGKSLTNTQPSAWKVKKDGGEFDQFTGATITPRAVVNTVHQSLLDLKLQTQHATQQGG is encoded by the coding sequence ATGATGCTTCCCTGTATAGAAAAACATATCGACAGCACCTTATATCAATCTTTGTCGCTGGCCTTTGCGGTAGCGATTGCGAGCGTATTGTTGCTGAGTCTAAATATGTATACCGAGCCAGCAATAGCTCAGCGTTTAAATGAAGATAAGTTAGCTGCTATTGACTTAGTCATGCCACAGCAGCTCTACCAAAACCCGATGTTAGCGAGTGAACAGGTGTTTACCGTTCAGCACCAGCAATACACCCTATACACCGCTCTTAATCAAGATAGTGACGTAAGTGGTTACGTGGTGCAAACCCAAGCCAGTGGCTACGCAGGGCCAATTGATTTGCTGATTGGTGTCGATGCTGATCTAGCCATTCTAGGCGTGAGAATTTTAAGCCACAGTGAAACCCCGGGATTGGGTGACAAAATCGAAGTGGATAAATCTTCGTGGGTATTAAATTTTGCCGGAAAAAGCCTCACTAATACCCAACCATCAGCATGGAAAGTGAAAAAAGACGGCGGTGAATTCGATCAATTTACAGGTGCAACCATTACCCCTAGGGCGGTGGTAAACACCGTTCATCAGAGCTTGTTAGATCTTAAGCTTCAAACCCAACACGCTACCCAGCAAGGAGGCTAA
- the nifL gene encoding nitrogen fixation negative regulator NifL: MSELGPNAETSLEQTLHLAGQEGLSGLSEQYLQVVEQAPIAISISDLDANFLYVNQCFTEVTGYSSAEVIGKKHSLLSFKTTPHGVYQGLWEAISAGENWQGTLINRKKSGQRYLAEVSIKGLYNKAGEITHYVGMHRDISRRHNNQTKVANQKAMVEAVLNTAPVAIALIDDSQTVVLDNLSYKTLASDFQREPVDLVAEQFKPGENEAGVAFMQLADGQQFNLEVGNGGHKRWFSCCLSAVQLNDGNVDDYFTPTTSRYLVLTLSEFTREQRRQQQQRLIELQRSTAESEALHSMQEALHAAIHQIQGPINMIDSALTMFCGGANRCSRIDAMQAGLNAGNAAIVQLQNALPQKPYEAMQSVNINQLVHEVTEMSNQRLLSRSIAIQLNLNGTLPAFTGQPSRIRVALKQLLDNAIEAIDFAKMKRRDIVFSTQVIEGDIEISVEDSGPGIDKKLQLKVFEPFYSTKPLGSSSCRGVGLSIVQQVVSDHSGTVQYQATSLGGCKAKVVLPLRSNKRGE; encoded by the coding sequence ATGAGTGAATTAGGACCAAACGCAGAAACAAGCCTAGAGCAGACTCTTCATCTGGCAGGTCAAGAAGGGCTGTCAGGTTTATCTGAGCAGTATTTACAAGTGGTAGAACAAGCTCCGATAGCTATTTCTATTAGTGATTTAGACGCCAATTTTCTCTACGTTAACCAGTGTTTCACTGAGGTGACGGGTTACAGTTCGGCTGAAGTTATTGGTAAAAAGCACTCTTTATTGAGTTTTAAAACCACGCCACACGGTGTATATCAGGGCTTGTGGGAGGCCATATCTGCAGGCGAAAACTGGCAAGGTACGCTGATTAATCGTAAAAAAAGCGGCCAACGCTACTTGGCTGAAGTGTCTATAAAAGGCCTATATAACAAAGCTGGTGAGATTACTCATTATGTAGGTATGCACCGTGACATAAGTAGGCGCCATAACAATCAGACAAAAGTAGCTAATCAAAAAGCCATGGTTGAAGCGGTGCTTAATACCGCGCCGGTTGCGATAGCCTTGATCGATGACAGCCAAACCGTGGTATTAGATAACTTGTCTTATAAGACCTTAGCGTCTGATTTTCAACGTGAGCCTGTTGATCTAGTGGCGGAGCAATTCAAGCCTGGTGAAAATGAAGCTGGTGTAGCGTTCATGCAGTTGGCTGATGGACAGCAGTTTAACTTGGAGGTTGGCAACGGTGGCCATAAACGATGGTTTTCTTGCTGTTTGTCGGCAGTACAGCTCAATGATGGCAATGTAGATGACTACTTTACGCCTACGACGAGTCGTTATTTGGTGCTTACGCTAAGTGAGTTTACCCGCGAACAACGTCGCCAACAGCAGCAGAGATTAATCGAGCTACAACGTTCTACGGCTGAGTCTGAAGCCCTCCATAGTATGCAAGAGGCACTGCATGCTGCTATTCATCAGATCCAAGGGCCGATCAATATGATTGATTCTGCCTTAACCATGTTTTGTGGTGGCGCTAATCGATGCTCTCGCATTGATGCGATGCAAGCGGGCCTAAATGCAGGGAATGCGGCTATCGTTCAGTTGCAAAATGCCTTACCACAAAAGCCTTATGAAGCGATGCAGTCGGTTAATATTAATCAATTGGTGCACGAAGTGACTGAGATGAGCAATCAGCGTTTACTGTCGCGTAGCATTGCCATTCAGCTCAATTTGAATGGTACTTTACCCGCTTTTACCGGCCAGCCTTCAAGGATAAGAGTCGCGTTAAAACAATTATTAGATAACGCTATCGAAGCGATTGATTTCGCTAAGATGAAGCGCAGAGATATTGTATTTTCAACCCAAGTGATTGAAGGCGACATCGAGATATCGGTGGAAGATAGCGGCCCTGGCATTGATAAAAAACTACAACTAAAAGTATTTGAACCTTTTTATAGCACTAAGCCATTGGGCAGCAGCAGCTGTCGAGGGGTGGGGTTAAGTATTGTTCAACAAGTCGTGAGCGATCATAGCGGTACCGTGCAATACCAAGCAACATCTTTAGGTGGCTGTAAAGCCAAGGTTGTACTCCCTCTACGCAGTAATAAGCGGGGTGAATAA
- the rsxC gene encoding electron transport complex subunit RsxC, giving the protein MFRLKARPFSGGVHPKGFKELTNKQSIVKHFSPDRVYLGMQQRNGSMLHCLVAAGDSVYKGQLIAKGSTEMTVPLHSPVNGTVLEIKPYLSSHPAGIKCQTLVILNNAVNHWGVDYPPSDYRKLTPEQIVQRVLDAGVVGLGGAGFPSGIKLRLARKSHVHTLLINGGECEPYLTCDDRLMQEHAAEIIGGINMMLKAIGATKAVIAIEDNKPQAIAAMTSACEQQHNIQLKMVPSLYPMGSERHLIKAVTGLAIPPGQLSTAKGILVHNVATAKAIYQAVRFQRPLVERVITVSGDAVEKPSNLTVPIGSLVSQVLAECGGLKAEANRMIAGGPMMGQVLPSPFVPVDKSIGGLLALSDAQINKRESQDCVRCGNCVKVCPMGLMPFQMAAHSNQGDFSGAQQFGLDACLLCGACSYICPSSIPLVQYFQHAKSNVNAQRSMVQKSNLARQLTDARQQRLAKELEAKKAAKAAKRKRPARAPRNQGER; this is encoded by the coding sequence ATGTTTAGATTAAAGGCTAGGCCATTCAGTGGCGGTGTTCACCCTAAGGGCTTCAAAGAGTTAACCAATAAACAAAGCATTGTTAAGCATTTTAGTCCTGACCGCGTGTATTTAGGCATGCAACAACGCAATGGTTCAATGTTGCATTGCTTGGTCGCAGCTGGAGATAGCGTTTATAAGGGGCAGTTAATTGCCAAAGGCAGCACCGAGATGACCGTGCCTTTGCACTCTCCGGTTAATGGCACGGTGTTAGAAATAAAACCCTACCTGAGTAGCCACCCAGCCGGAATTAAATGCCAAACCTTGGTTATCTTGAATAATGCAGTGAATCACTGGGGAGTGGATTACCCGCCTAGCGATTATCGAAAACTTACCCCCGAACAAATTGTACAGCGGGTACTAGATGCCGGCGTTGTGGGGTTAGGCGGGGCGGGTTTCCCTAGTGGCATTAAATTAAGGTTGGCCCGTAAAAGCCATGTGCATACCTTGCTTATCAATGGTGGTGAATGCGAACCCTACCTCACTTGTGATGATAGGTTGATGCAAGAACATGCTGCTGAAATCATTGGTGGCATCAATATGATGCTAAAAGCAATTGGCGCCACTAAAGCGGTGATCGCCATTGAAGACAATAAACCGCAGGCCATTGCCGCCATGACTAGCGCTTGCGAGCAGCAGCATAATATCCAGTTAAAAATGGTGCCTAGCCTCTATCCTATGGGCTCTGAGCGTCATCTTATTAAAGCGGTAACGGGTTTAGCCATTCCGCCGGGGCAGCTCAGCACCGCTAAAGGTATTCTGGTGCACAACGTTGCTACTGCCAAAGCCATATACCAAGCAGTAAGATTTCAACGTCCACTGGTGGAAAGAGTGATCACCGTTTCCGGTGATGCGGTAGAAAAGCCGAGTAACTTAACGGTACCTATTGGCAGCTTAGTCTCGCAGGTATTGGCTGAATGCGGCGGCCTAAAAGCCGAAGCAAACCGGATGATTGCAGGTGGCCCTATGATGGGACAAGTATTGCCCTCTCCGTTTGTTCCTGTAGATAAAAGTATTGGTGGCTTACTCGCCTTAAGTGATGCCCAGATAAACAAACGAGAATCACAAGACTGTGTGCGTTGTGGTAACTGCGTAAAAGTATGTCCGATGGGTTTAATGCCTTTTCAGATGGCCGCTCATAGCAACCAAGGTGACTTTAGCGGCGCACAACAATTTGGCCTCGACGCCTGTTTATTGTGTGGAGCCTGTAGTTATATTTGCCCCTCTAGCATCCCCTTAGTTCAATACTTTCAACATGCTAAATCCAATGTAAATGCGCAACGCAGCATGGTGCAAAAATCTAACCTTGCTAGGCAGCTTACAGATGCCCGCCAACAACGTTTGGCTAAAGAACTAGAAGCTAAAAAAGCAGCAAAAGCCGCCAAACGTAAACGCCCAGCAAGAGCGCCACGCAACCAAGGAGAACGCTAA
- a CDS encoding RnfABCDGE type electron transport complex subunit B has product MMIISIFLLVVIGASLGGLLGWASKALKVEGDPRVDELEAMLPGGQCGQCGEPGCRQAAEAMVAGRLSAQSCPPGGAGLAGSIASLLGLELSSEENSTPLVAYIDESNCSGCTRCFKACPFDAIVGATKQMHTVINHICTGCRLCEKACPQGCLSMQTQAVQLNTWQWPKPQVA; this is encoded by the coding sequence ATGATGATTATTTCAATATTTTTATTAGTGGTGATCGGTGCCAGCTTAGGCGGCTTACTTGGCTGGGCCTCTAAAGCGCTCAAAGTAGAAGGCGACCCTAGGGTTGACGAACTAGAAGCCATGTTACCCGGTGGACAATGTGGACAATGTGGTGAACCAGGGTGCCGGCAAGCCGCCGAAGCAATGGTAGCAGGGCGATTATCGGCGCAAAGCTGCCCGCCTGGTGGTGCGGGCTTAGCCGGCTCTATCGCTTCGTTGTTAGGGCTTGAGTTAAGCAGCGAAGAAAATAGCACACCTTTAGTTGCTTATATTGATGAGTCCAACTGCAGCGGATGTACCCGTTGCTTTAAAGCATGCCCCTTTGACGCCATTGTTGGAGCCACTAAACAAATGCATACCGTTATAAACCACATTTGTACGGGCTGTCGTCTCTGCGAAAAAGCCTGCCCACAGGGTTGCTTGTCTATGCAAACACAAGCCGTTCAGCTAAATACTTGGCAATGGCCCAAACCACAAGTGGCTTAA